Proteins found in one Tsukamurella paurometabola DSM 20162 genomic segment:
- a CDS encoding isochorismatase family protein, whose amino-acid sequence MENPASEVPSVTESHPQEAVSTAEVLGRRRLFQAAAWGTVGAVAVGGARAGTADAAVALPGSVSYRIGEIPIPRNKVAWQLDPRRAVLLVHDVQRYFMRIFDERTRGELLGNVARGQDWARRSGVPVIYSAQRGGATREQRGLIYDFSGAGMTADESDRGIEPAVAPRPGERVLTKHKLSEYFRSDLLQYLRDQGRDQLVLAGVYANTGVLLTAADSIQNDIQAFVIGDAVADQTPEGHRGGLAWVAARAGRVISAAELR is encoded by the coding sequence ATGGAGAATCCAGCTTCCGAAGTTCCTTCCGTCACTGAATCGCATCCGCAGGAGGCGGTTTCGACCGCCGAAGTGCTCGGGCGCCGTCGTCTCTTCCAGGCGGCCGCGTGGGGCACCGTCGGTGCGGTCGCCGTGGGCGGGGCTCGTGCGGGCACAGCAGATGCCGCGGTCGCGCTGCCCGGATCGGTCTCGTACCGGATCGGCGAGATACCGATCCCGAGGAACAAGGTGGCCTGGCAACTGGATCCGCGCCGCGCGGTTCTGCTCGTCCACGATGTCCAGCGCTATTTCATGCGGATCTTCGACGAGCGGACCCGCGGTGAGCTCCTGGGGAACGTCGCGCGCGGACAGGACTGGGCGCGGCGGTCGGGGGTCCCGGTGATCTACTCGGCGCAGCGCGGCGGTGCCACGCGCGAGCAGCGCGGCCTGATCTACGACTTCTCCGGCGCCGGGATGACCGCCGACGAGTCCGACCGCGGCATCGAGCCCGCTGTCGCGCCCCGGCCCGGGGAGCGGGTACTCACCAAACACAAGCTGTCCGAGTACTTCCGATCGGACCTGCTGCAGTACCTGCGCGACCAGGGGCGCGATCAGCTCGTCCTGGCCGGTGTCTACGCCAACACCGGAGTGCTGCTGACCGCCGCGGATTCGATTCAGAACGATATCCAGGCGTTCGTGATCGGCGATGCAGTCGCCGATCAGACGCCGGAGGGACATCGGGGCGGCCTGGCCTGGGTGGCAGCCCGTGCAGGGCGCGTGATCAGTGCGGCTGAACTTCGCTGA
- a CDS encoding succinic semialdehyde dehydrogenase translates to MPAPTQATFDRLRALAAIDHPEQRESRDVLEAFTGEKVTTIPVGTVEDVEQAFVRARRAQKQWAARSAKDRAKVLLKFADLVNERRADLMDMAQLETGKARQYAQEETLDVAMTARWYGKNAPKLLEQKNTAGMLPVFTNTRVRYQPKGVVGVIAPWNYPLTLAVSDGVAALAAGNAVVLKPDSQTPYCALAAVELLYQAGLPRDLFAVVPGPGGVVGTAIVERADYLMFTGSSATGATLAEQCGKRLIGFSAELGGKNPMVVTKDADIAHTADGAARAAFSNSGQLCISIERIYVEREIADEFARAFAERTANLALGAGYDFTNEMGSLASKSQIETVAAHVDDAVAKGATVLAGGKARPDLGPFFYEPTVLKNVPEEAICFASETFGPVVSIYPVDSVDEAVERANDTEYGLNASVFSGSTKQAQEIADRINAGTVNINEGYAAAWGSTAAPMGGMGISGVGRRHGAEGLLKYCESKTIAQQRIIGIGGIKGIPRTVFLGVVPPIIKALKFIGR, encoded by the coding sequence ATGCCAGCACCCACTCAGGCCACGTTCGACCGTCTCCGTGCCCTCGCGGCGATCGATCACCCCGAGCAGCGCGAGTCGCGCGATGTGCTCGAGGCGTTCACCGGCGAGAAGGTCACCACCATTCCCGTCGGCACCGTCGAGGACGTGGAGCAGGCCTTCGTCCGTGCCCGCCGCGCTCAGAAGCAGTGGGCGGCGCGCAGCGCGAAGGACCGTGCCAAGGTGCTCCTGAAGTTCGCCGACCTGGTCAACGAGCGCCGCGCCGACCTCATGGACATGGCGCAGCTGGAAACCGGCAAAGCGCGCCAGTACGCCCAGGAGGAGACCCTGGACGTGGCGATGACCGCCCGCTGGTACGGCAAGAATGCGCCGAAGCTGCTGGAGCAGAAGAACACTGCGGGAATGCTGCCGGTGTTCACCAACACGCGGGTGCGCTACCAGCCCAAGGGCGTGGTCGGTGTGATCGCGCCGTGGAACTATCCGCTCACCCTCGCCGTCTCCGACGGCGTCGCGGCCTTGGCCGCAGGCAATGCCGTGGTGCTCAAGCCCGACAGCCAGACTCCGTACTGCGCCCTCGCCGCCGTCGAGCTGCTCTATCAGGCCGGCCTCCCGCGCGACCTGTTCGCCGTCGTGCCCGGTCCGGGCGGCGTCGTGGGTACGGCCATCGTCGAGCGCGCCGACTACCTCATGTTCACCGGCTCGTCGGCGACCGGTGCCACCCTGGCAGAGCAGTGCGGCAAGCGCCTCATCGGCTTCTCCGCCGAACTCGGCGGCAAGAACCCGATGGTGGTCACCAAGGACGCCGACATCGCGCACACCGCCGACGGTGCCGCCCGCGCCGCGTTCTCCAACTCGGGCCAGCTGTGCATCTCGATCGAGCGGATCTACGTCGAGCGGGAGATCGCCGACGAGTTCGCCCGCGCCTTCGCCGAGCGCACCGCCAACCTGGCCCTGGGTGCCGGGTACGACTTCACCAATGAGATGGGATCGCTCGCCAGCAAGTCGCAGATCGAGACCGTGGCCGCGCATGTCGACGACGCCGTCGCCAAGGGTGCGACCGTGCTCGCCGGCGGTAAGGCCCGCCCCGATCTCGGCCCCTTCTTCTACGAGCCCACGGTGCTCAAGAACGTGCCGGAGGAGGCGATCTGCTTCGCTTCCGAGACCTTCGGTCCCGTGGTCTCGATCTACCCCGTGGATTCGGTCGACGAAGCGGTCGAGCGCGCCAACGACACCGAGTACGGCCTCAACGCGAGCGTCTTCTCCGGCAGCACCAAGCAGGCGCAGGAGATCGCCGACCGGATCAACGCCGGCACCGTCAACATCAACGAGGGCTACGCCGCGGCATGGGGCTCCACCGCCGCGCCGATGGGTGGCATGGGCATCTCCGGCGTGGGCCGCCGGCACGGCGCCGAGGGCCTGCTCAAGTACTGCGAGTCGAAGACCATCGCGCAGCAGCGGATCATCGGCATCGGCGGTATCAAGGGCATCCCGCGCACCGTCTTCCTGGGTGTGGTTCCCCCGATCATCAAGGCCCTCAAGTTCATCGGTCGCTGA
- the rraA gene encoding ribonuclease E activity regulator RraA has product MSDVQFTPTADLVDEIGEEVRSCDTQFRQFGGRRAFAGEVVTVKCFQDNALLKSVLGEPGAGRVLVIDGSDENGVPSLHTALVGDIIAELGRGNGWAGIVAYGAIRDAAVIGTLDIGVKALGTNPRKSTKTGAGERDVPLSFGGVTFAPGDTLFSDDDGIVLR; this is encoded by the coding sequence ATGAGCGACGTTCAGTTCACCCCCACCGCAGACCTCGTCGATGAGATCGGTGAGGAGGTGCGCAGTTGCGATACCCAGTTCCGGCAGTTCGGCGGCCGCCGCGCCTTCGCCGGCGAGGTGGTCACGGTGAAGTGCTTCCAGGACAACGCCCTGCTCAAGTCGGTTCTCGGCGAGCCCGGCGCAGGCCGGGTGCTGGTGATCGACGGTTCCGATGAGAACGGCGTGCCGTCGCTGCACACCGCACTCGTCGGCGACATCATCGCCGAGTTGGGTCGGGGCAACGGGTGGGCGGGCATCGTCGCCTACGGCGCGATCCGCGACGCCGCCGTGATCGGCACCCTCGACATCGGTGTGAAGGCGTTGGGCACCAACCCGCGCAAGTCCACGAAGACCGGTGCCGGCGAGCGCGATGTGCCCCTCAGCTTCGGCGGGGTCACCTTCGCGCCGGGCGATACGCTTTTCAGCGACGACGACGGCATCGTCCTGCGTTGA